The sequence below is a genomic window from Actinomycetes bacterium.
GAAGGCCCAGCAGCGTGCGCACGTACAGCCCGAAGTCCGGCGACGTCCAGCGTCAGTGGTTCGTCATCGACGCCGACGACGTCGTGCTCGGCCGGCTGGCCGCGCAGGCGGCGACCTTGCTCCGCGGCAAGCACAAGACGATCTTCGCTCCCCACGTCGACACCGGGGACTTCGTGATCATCGTCAACGCGAGCAAGGTGGCGCTGACGGGTGACAAGCGCGAGCAGAAGATGGCCTACCGCCACTCCGGGCACCCGGGCGGGCTGACCGCGACGGCGTACAAGGACCTGCTGGCCACCAGCCCCGAGAAGGCGGTCGAGAAGGCCGTCAAGGGGATGCTCCCGCACAACAGCCTGGGCCGGCAGATGCTGTCCAAGCTCAAGGTGTACGCCGGCCCGGAGCACCCGCACCGGGCGCAGCAGCCGGTGCCGTTCACCATCACCCAGGTCGCGCAGTAGGCCACGGGAAGCCGAGAGAAAGAGGACCGTGGCGATGACGTCCGCGACCGACACCGACGACCTCGTCGACCTCGACGAGGAGCTTCTCGACGAAGAGGGCGAGGAGGCCTCGAGCGAGTACACCTCCTCCTCGCGCACCCCGGTGCGCACCCGCGAGGTGGTGACCGCTCCGGCCGGGGCGACGGGCCGTCGCAAGGAGGCGGTCGCCCGCGTCCGCATCGTGCCGGGCACCGGCCGCTGGCTGGTCAACGGCCGCACCCTCGAGGAGTACTTCCCCAACAAGGTCCACCAGCAGCTGGTCAACGACCCGTTCCGCGCTCTGGAGGCCGAGGGCCGCTTCGACGTCATCGCCCGCATCTCCGGGGGTGGCGTCTCTGGCCAGGCGGGCGCCCTGCGGCTCGGCATCGCCCGCTGCCTCAACGAGGTCGACGCCGAGGGGAACCGCCCGATCCTCAAGCGGGCCGGGTACCTCACACGCGACGCGCGGG
It includes:
- the rplM gene encoding 50S ribosomal protein L13, with translation MRTYSPKSGDVQRQWFVIDADDVVLGRLAAQAATLLRGKHKTIFAPHVDTGDFVIIVNASKVALTGDKREQKMAYRHSGHPGGLTATAYKDLLATSPEKAVEKAVKGMLPHNSLGRQMLSKLKVYAGPEHPHRAQQPVPFTITQVAQ
- the rpsI gene encoding 30S ribosomal protein S9, with the translated sequence MTSATDTDDLVDLDEELLDEEGEEASSEYTSSSRTPVRTREVVTAPAGATGRRKEAVARVRIVPGTGRWLVNGRTLEEYFPNKVHQQLVNDPFRALEAEGRFDVIARISGGGVSGQAGALRLGIARCLNEVDAEGNRPILKRAGYLTRDARVKERKKYGLKKARKAPQYSKR